In the Streptomyces formicae genome, one interval contains:
- a CDS encoding TetR/AcrR family transcriptional regulator has protein sequence MARTTDGDGTPVPQRLLAAATRLFADRGYDRTSVQEIVEAAGVTKGALYHYFGSKDDLLHEVYARMLRVQQERLDAIADADAPVEQRVRDAAADVVVTTIDNLDDASIFFRSMHHLSPEKNKQVRAERRRYHERFRALIEEGQASGVFSTATPADLVVDYHFGSVHHLSTWYRPEGPLTPQQVADHLADLLLRALRAP, from the coding sequence GTGGCCAGGACGACGGACGGTGACGGCACGCCCGTCCCGCAGCGGCTGCTTGCCGCCGCCACCCGGCTCTTCGCCGACCGCGGCTACGACCGCACGTCGGTGCAGGAGATCGTGGAGGCGGCCGGTGTCACCAAAGGCGCGCTCTACCACTACTTCGGCTCCAAGGACGACCTGCTGCACGAGGTCTACGCCCGGATGCTCCGCGTCCAGCAGGAGCGGCTCGACGCCATCGCGGACGCGGACGCGCCCGTCGAGCAGCGGGTCCGCGACGCCGCGGCCGACGTCGTGGTCACCACCATCGACAACCTCGACGACGCGTCGATCTTCTTCCGCTCCATGCACCACCTGAGCCCTGAGAAGAACAAGCAGGTCCGTGCGGAGCGGCGCCGCTATCACGAGCGGTTCCGCGCGCTGATCGAGGAGGGGCAGGCCTCCGGCGTCTTCTCCACGGCGACCCCCGCGGATCTCGTGGTGGACTACCACTTCGGGTCCGTCCACCACTTGTCCACGTGGTACCGCCCGGAGGGCCCGCTCACTCCTCAGCAGGTGGCGGACCACCTGGCCGACCTGCTCTTGAGGGCCCTGCGGGCCCCGTAG
- a CDS encoding class I adenylate-forming enzyme family protein has protein sequence MSDTTSIYAAKPWLARLNDAQRGPVRPAASVVHAFRSAVERAPEHTALAYFDGRLSYRETDALTDSVAGHLAARGIARGDRVAILLQNTPHFVIALLGAWKAGATVVPVNPMYKSAEVGHVLADAGVAALICADRAWETYLRETAADSPVRVVLTACQLDLQTRGDTRVLDFERLPTPADADDLVAVARQGVAAPADRTLGRDDIALISYTSGTSGAPKGAMNTHGNITYNAERQRVGCTMPQGSCYFAMAPLFHITGMVAQVAGCIANAGTLALAYRFEAGVVLDAFAEHRPAYTVGPSTAFMALAAHPKATRAHFDSFQMISSGGAPLPPALVERFRADFGPYLHNGYGLTECTAPCASVPPGQEAPVDPVSGTLAVGVPGPETVVRILDDLGQEVPFGEHGEIVVRGPQVVPGYWQRPEATGESFPDGELRTGDIGFMDPAGWLYVVDRKKDMINASGFKVWPREVEDVLYTHPAVREAAVVGVPDSYRGESVKAYVSLRPGSDTGADELIAYCAERLAAYKYPREVAILAELPKTTSGKILRRELRSRARNSQ, from the coding sequence GTGAGCGACACGACCTCGATCTACGCCGCGAAGCCCTGGCTCGCGCGCCTCAACGACGCCCAGCGCGGCCCCGTACGGCCCGCCGCCTCCGTCGTGCACGCCTTCCGCTCGGCCGTGGAGCGGGCGCCCGAGCACACCGCGCTCGCCTACTTCGACGGGCGCCTGAGCTACCGCGAGACGGACGCGCTCACCGACTCCGTGGCCGGACACCTGGCCGCGCGCGGCATCGCACGCGGCGACCGCGTCGCGATCCTCCTGCAGAACACCCCGCACTTCGTGATCGCGCTGCTCGGCGCCTGGAAGGCGGGCGCCACGGTCGTGCCCGTCAACCCCATGTACAAGTCGGCGGAGGTCGGCCACGTCCTGGCCGACGCGGGCGTGGCCGCGCTGATCTGCGCCGACCGCGCCTGGGAGACGTACCTGCGCGAGACGGCGGCGGACTCCCCGGTCCGCGTCGTGCTCACCGCCTGCCAGCTCGACCTCCAGACGCGGGGCGACACCCGGGTTCTCGACTTCGAGCGGCTGCCCACGCCCGCCGACGCCGACGACCTGGTGGCGGTGGCGCGCCAGGGCGTCGCCGCGCCCGCCGACCGGACGCTCGGCAGGGACGACATCGCCCTGATCAGCTACACCTCGGGCACCAGCGGCGCCCCCAAGGGCGCCATGAACACCCACGGCAACATCACCTACAACGCCGAGCGGCAGCGCGTCGGCTGCACGATGCCGCAGGGCTCCTGCTACTTCGCGATGGCGCCGCTCTTCCACATCACCGGCATGGTCGCGCAGGTCGCCGGGTGCATCGCCAACGCGGGCACCCTCGCGCTCGCCTACCGCTTCGAGGCGGGCGTCGTCCTCGACGCCTTCGCCGAGCACCGGCCCGCCTACACGGTCGGCCCCTCGACCGCCTTCATGGCACTCGCCGCCCACCCGAAGGCGACCCGCGCGCACTTCGACTCCTTCCAGATGATCTCCTCGGGCGGCGCCCCGCTGCCGCCCGCCCTGGTGGAGAGGTTCCGCGCCGACTTCGGCCCCTACCTGCACAACGGCTACGGCCTCACCGAGTGCACCGCGCCCTGCGCCTCCGTGCCGCCGGGGCAGGAGGCGCCGGTCGACCCGGTCTCGGGCACGTTGGCCGTCGGCGTTCCAGGCCCCGAGACCGTCGTACGCATCCTGGACGACCTCGGCCAGGAGGTGCCCTTCGGGGAGCACGGCGAGATCGTGGTGCGCGGACCGCAGGTGGTGCCCGGCTACTGGCAGCGGCCCGAGGCCACCGGCGAGTCCTTCCCCGACGGAGAACTGCGCACCGGCGACATCGGGTTCATGGACCCGGCGGGCTGGCTCTACGTCGTCGACCGCAAGAAGGACATGATCAACGCGTCCGGCTTCAAGGTCTGGCCGCGCGAGGTCGAGGACGTCCTCTACACCCACCCCGCGGTCCGCGAGGCGGCCGTCGTCGGGGTGCCCGACAGCTACCGCGGGGAGAGCGTCAAGGCGTACGTCAGCCTGCGTCCCGGCAGTGACACCGGCGCCGACGAACTGATCGCGTACTGCGCGGAGCGGCTCGCCGCCTACAAGTACCCGCGCGAGGTCGCGATCCTGGCGGAGCTCCCGAAGACGACAAGTGGGAAGATCCTCCGGCGGGAACTGCGTTCCCGTGCACGGAACAGTCAATGA
- a CDS encoding SDR family oxidoreductase, protein MVETLQDKGVVVTGAGGGIGAALARRFAAEGARVVVNDMDGAKAKTVADEIGGIAVPGDASLIVREAADALDGTVDVYCANAGLGSGGSEAAPEEVWAAAWDVNVMAHVRAAHALLPGWLERGSGRFVSTVSAAGLLTMIGAAPYSVTKHGAYAFAEWLSLTYRHRGIKVHAICPQGVRTDMLAATGTAGDLVLAPTAIEPAAVADALFAGIEEDRFLILPHPEVAAYYQARAATPDKWLTGMNHIQQKWEETER, encoded by the coding sequence ATCGTGGAGACCCTGCAGGACAAGGGAGTTGTCGTCACCGGTGCGGGAGGCGGCATCGGGGCCGCGCTCGCCCGCCGCTTCGCCGCCGAGGGGGCGCGCGTCGTCGTCAACGACATGGACGGCGCCAAGGCCAAGACCGTCGCCGACGAGATCGGCGGGATCGCCGTGCCGGGCGACGCCTCGCTGATCGTGCGGGAGGCGGCGGACGCGCTCGACGGCACGGTCGACGTGTACTGCGCCAACGCCGGGCTCGGCTCCGGCGGCAGCGAGGCCGCCCCCGAGGAGGTCTGGGCCGCGGCCTGGGACGTCAACGTCATGGCCCACGTGCGGGCGGCGCACGCGCTCCTGCCCGGCTGGCTGGAGCGGGGCAGCGGCCGCTTCGTCTCGACCGTCTCCGCCGCCGGACTGCTCACCATGATCGGCGCCGCGCCCTACAGCGTCACCAAGCACGGCGCGTACGCCTTCGCCGAATGGCTCTCGCTCACCTACCGGCACCGCGGCATCAAGGTCCACGCGATCTGCCCGCAGGGCGTGCGCACCGACATGCTCGCCGCCACCGGCACCGCGGGCGACCTCGTGCTCGCGCCCACCGCGATCGAACCGGCGGCCGTCGCGGACGCGCTCTTCGCGGGCATCGAGGAGGACCGCTTCCTGATCCTTCCGCACCCCGAGGTCGCCGCGTACTACCAGGCGCGGGCCGCCACCCCCGACAAGTGGCTGACCGGCATGAACCACATCCAGCAGAAGTGGGAGGAGACGGAGCGGTGA
- a CDS encoding exo-beta-N-acetylmuramidase NamZ domain-containing protein — protein MNLSRRGLLAATAGTALTPAAPAAATPYAGQGPRPRLRTGFERLAADGYRLLEGQRVGVVTNPTGVTRDVRHVVDVMHADERVDLVAVFGPEHGFRGTEQAGGSQGRYDDPATGLPVFDTYRKSGEDLAAVFTAARVDTLVFDIQDVGARFYTYIWTLYDCMAAARLAGKRLVVLDRPNPVSGREAYGPVLRREFASFVGREPIAQTHGMTVAELARLFNGEFLKRPVELETVLMTGWRRTDFPDASGLPWVPPSPNMPTPDTALAYGGTCLFEGTNLSEGRGTTRPFELLGAEGIDRRWAAALDRLDLPGVYFREAYFAPTFDKFRGKTIGGVQLHVHDRESYDPVRTGIALLVTARKAWSGFAWRPDHWIDKLTGSARVRTMIDAGAGTDEVVGAWQDDLTRFRAVRRRYLRYS, from the coding sequence ATGAACCTCTCCCGACGCGGACTCCTCGCCGCCACCGCGGGAACCGCCCTGACGCCGGCGGCCCCGGCCGCCGCCACCCCGTACGCCGGACAAGGGCCGAGACCCCGTCTTCGCACCGGGTTCGAGCGCCTCGCCGCCGACGGCTACCGGCTCCTCGAAGGACAGCGGGTCGGCGTCGTCACCAACCCCACCGGGGTGACGCGCGACGTGCGGCACGTCGTGGACGTGATGCACGCCGACGAGCGCGTGGACCTGGTCGCGGTGTTCGGCCCCGAGCACGGCTTCCGGGGCACCGAGCAGGCGGGCGGCTCGCAGGGCAGGTACGACGATCCGGCCACCGGGCTTCCCGTGTTCGACACCTACCGCAAGAGCGGCGAGGACCTGGCCGCCGTCTTCACGGCCGCCCGCGTGGACACCCTCGTCTTCGACATCCAGGACGTGGGCGCCCGCTTCTACACGTACATCTGGACGCTCTACGACTGCATGGCGGCGGCGCGCCTCGCGGGCAAGCGCCTGGTGGTGCTCGACCGGCCCAATCCGGTGTCGGGCCGCGAGGCGTACGGACCCGTCCTGCGCAGGGAGTTCGCGAGTTTCGTGGGGCGTGAGCCGATCGCGCAGACGCACGGCATGACGGTCGCGGAGCTGGCGCGGCTGTTCAACGGGGAGTTCCTGAAGCGGCCCGTCGAGCTGGAGACCGTCCTGATGACGGGCTGGCGGCGCACCGACTTCCCCGACGCGTCGGGGCTGCCCTGGGTGCCGCCGAGCCCGAACATGCCGACGCCCGACACCGCCCTGGCGTACGGCGGCACCTGTCTGTTCGAGGGCACGAACCTCTCCGAGGGGCGCGGCACGACCCGCCCCTTCGAACTGCTCGGCGCGGAGGGGATCGACCGGCGGTGGGCGGCCGCGCTCGACCGGCTCGACCTGCCGGGCGTGTACTTCAGGGAGGCGTACTTCGCCCCCACCTTCGACAAGTTCCGGGGGAAGACCATCGGCGGCGTCCAACTCCACGTGCACGACCGGGAGTCGTACGACCCCGTGCGCACCGGCATCGCGCTCCTGGTGACGGCGAGGAAGGCGTGGAGCGGCTTCGCCTGGCGCCCCGACCACTGGATCGACAAGCTCACCGGCTCGGCCCGGGTCCGCACGATGATCGACGCGGGTGCGGGGACGGACGAGGTGGTGGGCGCCTGGCAGGACGACCTCACCCGCTTCCGGGCGGTGCGCCGCCGGTATCTGCGCTACTCCTGA
- a CDS encoding erythromycin esterase family protein — MTRVTRRGVPLLLVAAAGAGAVLYAPQGAGAAPRPADPVAAIERAAHPLRSTDPGGNTEDLRALGRMVGGASVVGLGEATHGSHEFFTMKERVFRHLVKEKGFTTFAQEMSWTTGLRFDAYVRGEGRKGDVRALVHRELAKTPWDTDEYVHLLTWMRAYNDRNPERELRVMGDDLNYPEQGVELFDGVRAYVREHDPDLLGRIDALYAPLRRVTDGDTYMALPRAERQALAKKAWAAYDLLKERRPAGGGTAYELALHHALSVAQTGDMYAFPLDTAEGQRDAMLYRDRIMAENTAWWQRYDGGKVFLSAHNAHVAYESYDPRYPKMQGAFLRDRLGKRYASIGFTFDRGGFMAQGPDSEVWKPRSVGPATRGMNEYTLDKVRLDDYFVDLRALPAPAKEWLSRARVTRSIGSGWPDGPYKIRLAPSHDVLIHLHEVTAAHRQSQ; from the coding sequence ATGACACGGGTGACACGACGGGGAGTTCCCCTGCTGCTGGTCGCGGCGGCAGGGGCGGGGGCCGTGCTGTACGCGCCCCAGGGCGCGGGAGCGGCACCCCGTCCCGCCGATCCGGTCGCGGCGATCGAGCGCGCGGCCCACCCCCTGCGCTCGACCGACCCCGGCGGGAACACCGAGGACCTGCGGGCGCTCGGCCGGATGGTGGGCGGCGCCTCGGTGGTGGGGCTCGGCGAGGCGACCCACGGCTCGCACGAGTTCTTCACCATGAAGGAGCGGGTGTTCCGCCATCTCGTGAAGGAGAAGGGATTCACCACCTTCGCGCAGGAGATGAGCTGGACGACCGGCCTTCGCTTCGACGCCTACGTGCGGGGCGAGGGCCGCAAGGGCGACGTGCGCGCACTCGTCCACCGGGAACTGGCGAAGACGCCGTGGGACACCGACGAGTACGTCCATCTGCTCACCTGGATGCGCGCGTACAACGACAGGAACCCGGAGCGCGAGCTGCGCGTCATGGGTGACGACCTCAACTACCCGGAGCAGGGCGTCGAGTTGTTCGACGGGGTGCGCGCCTACGTGCGCGAGCACGATCCCGACCTGCTCGGCCGGATCGACGCCCTGTACGCGCCGCTGCGCCGGGTGACGGACGGCGACACCTACATGGCGCTGCCGCGCGCGGAGCGCCAGGCGCTGGCGAAGAAGGCGTGGGCGGCGTACGACCTGCTGAAGGAGCGGCGGCCCGCGGGAGGCGGCACGGCGTACGAACTGGCCCTGCACCACGCCCTGTCCGTCGCGCAGACCGGGGACATGTACGCCTTCCCGCTCGACACGGCCGAAGGGCAGCGGGACGCCATGCTCTACCGCGACCGGATCATGGCGGAGAACACGGCGTGGTGGCAGCGGTACGACGGCGGCAAGGTGTTCCTCTCGGCCCACAACGCGCACGTCGCGTACGAGTCCTACGACCCGCGCTACCCGAAGATGCAGGGCGCCTTCCTGCGCGACCGGCTCGGCAAGCGGTACGCGAGCATCGGGTTCACCTTCGACCGGGGTGGCTTCATGGCGCAGGGCCCGGACTCCGAGGTGTGGAAGCCCCGTTCGGTGGGCCCGGCCACCCGCGGCATGAACGAGTACACGCTCGACAAGGTGCGTCTCGACGACTACTTCGTCGATCTGCGCGCCCTGCCCGCCCCGGCCAAGGAGTGGCTGAGCCGGGCACGCGTGACCCGCAGCATCGGCTCGGGCTGGCCCGACGGCCCGTACAAGATCCGCCTCGCGCCCTCGCACGACGTCCTCATCCATCTGCACGAGGTCACCGCGGCCCACCGGCAGTCTCAGTGA
- a CDS encoding MFS transporter, with product MHSEATATVKQQVQDADGSPESLRRVAVASFIGTAIEFYDFYIYGTAAALVLNQAFFPTLDPVNATLASFSTYAVAFAARPIGSVIFGHFGDRVGRKSVLVASLLLMGLSTALVGLLPGYGTLGIWAPVLLILLRFLQGIGLGGEWGGAALLAVEHAPKKKRGMYAAFPQLGPSVGFFAATGVFWLLSSTLSDDAFRSWGWRVPFLLSFLLVGVGLFVRLRISETPVFAKVMAAQEASKVPTLDVLRRHPRELLLGAGGMVVAYGLFYTATTYCLAYATGTLHVSRNTMLGLSLVACLFLAAGTWLAATRSDGAGRRRLVLAGAGLAVVWGLVLFPLLDTEQPVLIALAIGGALFCMGVVYGPMGAYLPELFSTNVRYSGASLAYNLGGVLGGAVSPLVATRLQSAFGSSSVGWYVSAMAVVSLVCVLALPETRERELA from the coding sequence GTGCACAGCGAAGCGACAGCAACAGTGAAACAGCAGGTCCAGGACGCGGACGGCAGCCCGGAGAGCCTGCGCCGGGTGGCCGTGGCCTCCTTCATCGGGACGGCCATCGAGTTCTACGACTTCTACATCTACGGCACGGCGGCCGCGCTCGTCCTCAACCAGGCGTTCTTCCCGACCCTCGACCCGGTCAACGCCACCCTCGCCTCGTTCTCCACCTACGCGGTGGCGTTCGCGGCCCGGCCCATCGGCTCGGTGATCTTCGGCCACTTCGGGGACCGCGTGGGCCGCAAGTCCGTGCTCGTGGCCTCGCTGCTCCTGATGGGCCTCTCCACCGCGCTCGTCGGACTCCTGCCCGGATACGGCACGTTGGGCATCTGGGCGCCGGTCCTGCTGATCCTGCTCCGCTTCCTCCAGGGCATCGGGCTCGGCGGCGAGTGGGGCGGCGCGGCGCTGCTCGCGGTGGAGCACGCGCCGAAGAAGAAGCGCGGGATGTACGCCGCCTTCCCCCAACTCGGTCCCTCCGTCGGCTTCTTCGCGGCGACGGGCGTCTTCTGGCTGCTCTCCTCCACCCTCTCCGACGACGCGTTCCGCTCGTGGGGCTGGCGCGTGCCCTTCCTGCTCTCGTTCCTGCTCGTCGGCGTGGGACTCTTCGTGCGGCTGCGGATCAGCGAGACGCCGGTCTTCGCCAAGGTCATGGCGGCGCAGGAGGCCAGCAAGGTCCCCACGCTCGACGTGCTCCGCCGCCACCCGCGCGAACTGCTGCTCGGCGCGGGCGGGATGGTCGTCGCGTACGGCCTCTTCTACACCGCCACGACGTACTGCCTGGCGTACGCCACCGGCACCCTGCACGTCTCCCGCAACACCATGCTCGGCCTCTCCCTGGTGGCCTGCCTCTTCCTCGCGGCCGGTACCTGGCTCGCCGCGACCCGCTCGGACGGGGCGGGACGGCGCAGGCTGGTCCTCGCGGGCGCGGGGCTCGCGGTGGTCTGGGGCCTGGTCCTCTTCCCGCTCCTGGACACCGAGCAGCCGGTGCTCATCGCCCTCGCGATCGGCGGCGCGCTCTTCTGCATGGGCGTGGTCTACGGCCCGATGGGCGCCTACCTGCCGGAGCTGTTCAGCACGAACGTGCGCTACTCGGGCGCCTCGCTCGCGTACAACCTGGGCGGCGTGCTCGGCGGCGCGGTCTCTCCCCTGGTGGCGACCCGCCTCCAGTCCGCGTTCGGCTCCTCCTCGGTGGGCTGGTACGTGAGCGCCATGGCGGTCGTGTCGCTGGTGTGCGTGCTCGCGCTGCCGGAGACGCGGGAGCGGGAACTCGCCTGA
- a CDS encoding DinB family protein: MIDDFAKDTLHGRLRRDRTALLWKLDGLSDYDARRPLTATGTNLLGLVKHLANVEARYFGEVFDRPSPEGLRRWQDHSGGSDLWAAEDETRDQIIAFYRRTWEHSDATIDALALDAPGHVPWWPEPHPNTNLFAVLVHVLGESNRHAGHADILREGLDGRTGARPEHEQRIDDEARAAHRAKVEQAARAAASIADPAT; encoded by the coding sequence ATGATCGACGACTTCGCGAAGGACACCCTGCACGGGAGACTGCGGCGGGACCGCACGGCGCTGCTCTGGAAGCTCGACGGCTTGTCCGACTACGACGCGCGCCGACCGCTGACGGCGACAGGGACCAACCTCCTCGGCCTGGTCAAGCACCTGGCCAACGTCGAGGCCAGGTACTTCGGCGAGGTCTTCGACCGCCCTTCCCCGGAAGGGCTTCGCCGGTGGCAGGACCACTCCGGCGGCAGCGACCTGTGGGCGGCCGAGGACGAGACGCGTGACCAGATCATCGCGTTCTACCGGCGCACGTGGGAGCACTCCGACGCGACGATCGACGCGCTTGCGCTCGACGCCCCCGGCCACGTGCCGTGGTGGCCGGAGCCGCACCCCAACACGAACCTGTTCGCCGTCCTGGTCCATGTCCTCGGCGAGTCCAACCGGCACGCCGGGCACGCCGACATCCTGCGCGAGGGCCTCGACGGCCGGACCGGGGCGCGCCCCGAACACGAGCAGCGGATCGACGACGAAGCCCGTGCGGCCCACCGCGCGAAGGTCGAACAGGCCGCCAGGGCGGCCGCGTCCATCGCGGATCCCGCCACGTGA
- a CDS encoding serine-threonine protein kinase has translation MARHAGQQDHTGVEPYWELTFDADGDVDTAQREELLSGAERERVTDLLVFAHGWNNEQRDARRLYERFFAPCQAMSGARVRLGYVGVLWPAIRFADEPIPDFPPSAATPAAAPPGEPVLDEVTREALARAFPEHHAELDRIAELLAEHSDVPSRLYEFGRLVRDLVSLRESHPARHFGEDTGAGEPAMLTDDAIEVCEMFAAVLDTEGAPELFGRLRKRLWNGAHELLRQGTYYAMKRRAGAIGQLGLGPAIGLLARDVPTVRVHLIGHSFGARLVSYALRGMPADVRTVKSTTLLQGAFSHYAFADRLPQDATRGGALHGIQRRIDGPLISCYSRHDDALGKLYPLASKLAGDSTSFLNLWERWGAIGYDGIQAVDGTQRITLGHAVPTTGCVSVDAAAVVRRGGPPSGAHSDICHQELARVVFTAGRIASA, from the coding sequence ATGGCCAGGCACGCCGGTCAGCAGGACCATACCGGCGTGGAGCCCTACTGGGAATTGACCTTCGACGCCGACGGCGACGTCGACACCGCGCAGCGCGAAGAGCTGCTGTCCGGCGCGGAACGTGAACGCGTCACCGATCTGCTGGTCTTCGCGCACGGCTGGAACAACGAGCAGCGGGACGCGAGGCGGCTGTACGAGCGCTTCTTCGCCCCCTGCCAGGCCATGTCAGGGGCGCGGGTGCGCCTCGGTTACGTCGGCGTGCTCTGGCCCGCCATCCGCTTCGCCGACGAGCCCATCCCCGACTTCCCCCCGTCCGCCGCCACCCCGGCCGCGGCGCCGCCCGGTGAACCCGTGCTCGACGAGGTCACCCGCGAGGCCCTCGCGCGGGCCTTCCCCGAGCACCACGCGGAGCTCGACCGGATCGCCGAGCTGCTCGCCGAACACTCCGACGTGCCGTCCCGGCTCTACGAGTTCGGGCGCCTGGTCCGCGACCTCGTGTCGCTGCGCGAGTCCCACCCGGCCAGGCACTTCGGCGAGGACACCGGCGCGGGCGAGCCCGCCATGCTCACCGACGACGCGATCGAGGTCTGCGAAATGTTCGCGGCCGTCCTCGACACCGAGGGAGCGCCCGAGCTCTTCGGGCGGCTGCGCAAACGGCTGTGGAACGGCGCGCACGAGCTGCTGCGGCAGGGCACCTACTACGCGATGAAGCGACGCGCCGGCGCGATCGGGCAGTTGGGCCTCGGCCCGGCGATCGGTCTGCTCGCCCGTGACGTACCGACGGTCCGGGTCCATCTGATCGGGCACAGCTTCGGCGCGAGGCTCGTGTCGTACGCGCTGCGCGGGATGCCCGCCGACGTGCGCACCGTGAAGTCGACGACCCTGCTCCAAGGGGCCTTCTCGCACTACGCGTTCGCCGACCGGCTGCCCCAGGACGCCACGCGCGGCGGCGCCCTGCACGGCATCCAGCGGCGGATCGACGGACCGCTGATCTCCTGCTACTCGCGGCACGACGACGCGCTCGGCAAGCTCTATCCGCTGGCGTCGAAGCTGGCAGGTGACTCCACGAGCTTCCTGAACCTGTGGGAGCGGTGGGGCGCCATCGGCTACGACGGGATCCAGGCCGTGGACGGCACCCAGCGCATCACCCTCGGTCACGCCGTGCCCACCACGGGGTGCGTGAGCGTGGACGCGGCCGCGGTGGTGCGCCGGGGCGGTCCGCCCTCCGGTGCGCACAGCGACATCTGCCACCAGGAGCTGGCGCGTGTCGTGTTCACCGCGGGGCGGATCGCCTCGGCCTGA